A genomic region of Paenibacillus sp. PL2-23 contains the following coding sequences:
- a CDS encoding ABC transporter ATP-binding protein, with the protein MIIEVSNVSWERGQDSILKDISWRVGQHEHWCLLGLNGSGKTTLLNMLNGYIWPTSGSISVLSHRFGEYDLRELRKSIGWVSTSLQQRLYGSESALQITLSGKYSTIGVYDRMEAADEERARALLQSLGCDSLMDRAYQTLSQGERQRVLIARALMSSPKLLILDEPCTGLDVFARESLLSMIERLAQEEQAPTMIYVTHHIEEIMPCFQHTLLLKQGEVFAADRTEKVLNGSRMSQFFDVPVHIDKRDGRYWLSVKGEIWRSR; encoded by the coding sequence ATGATTATCGAGGTGTCGAATGTGTCATGGGAGCGGGGCCAGGACAGCATTCTGAAGGATATAAGCTGGAGGGTTGGCCAACATGAGCACTGGTGTCTGCTTGGCCTGAACGGCTCCGGCAAAACGACGCTGTTGAATATGCTCAATGGCTACATATGGCCCACAAGCGGGAGTATCAGCGTGCTCTCGCACAGGTTCGGCGAATACGATTTGAGGGAGCTCCGCAAAAGCATTGGCTGGGTCAGTACCTCGTTGCAGCAACGCTTGTATGGAAGTGAATCCGCGCTGCAAATTACGCTTAGCGGCAAATACTCCACTATTGGGGTGTACGACCGAATGGAGGCAGCGGACGAGGAGAGGGCAAGAGCGCTGCTGCAATCCTTAGGCTGCGACAGCCTGATGGACCGCGCTTACCAAACCCTGTCGCAGGGCGAACGACAGCGCGTCTTGATCGCGAGAGCGCTTATGAGCTCTCCCAAGCTGCTGATTCTAGATGAGCCCTGTACAGGCCTGGACGTCTTCGCTCGCGAGAGCCTGTTGTCCATGATTGAAAGGCTTGCCCAAGAGGAGCAAGCTCCGACGATGATTTATGTTACGCATCATATTGAGGAAATTATGCCATGCTTCCAGCATACGCTGCTGCTTAAGCAGGGGGAGGTATTCGCAGCGGATCGGACAGAGAAGGTACTGAATGGAAGTCGAATGAGTCAGTTTTTCGACGTGCCTGTTCATATTGACAAGCGGGACGGAAGGTATTGGCTGTCGGTCAAGGGGGAAATATGGAGGAGCAGGTAG
- the glgD gene encoding glucose-1-phosphate adenylyltransferase subunit GlgD codes for MKHNVLGVINLIHETDELERLTQSRCLATVPFGARYRLIDFALSSMVNSGINKVAVFAHTKYRSLMDHLGSGKHWDLQHRQSGLFILPPATDDIQEISRGDLYHFYQHRDYFQRSSLEYVVITRSHMVCNVDFDDVIRCHREQGSDITVVCKREPNHTHGKARKVRMDSDGRITAIQDHFGRMISDVISMEMYVMRKELLMELVETSLAQGQDHLVRHAIFSRLGELQVRGYMYDGYLGVVNTIPSYFEHSMRLLEPAVWKELFFKPGLIYTKVKDEPPTRYSTTSKVTNSMIANGCRIEGTVVNSILFRGVHVEKGAIVKDSIIMQNGHVGENSFVYNSVLDKDVVVEGDRDIRGAAGAPFLAGKRKII; via the coding sequence ATGAAGCATAACGTCCTTGGTGTCATTAATCTCATTCACGAAACCGACGAGCTGGAACGCCTGACGCAAAGCCGCTGCCTGGCGACAGTGCCCTTCGGCGCCAGATACCGCCTCATTGATTTTGCGCTGTCGAGTATGGTGAATTCCGGCATCAACAAGGTGGCGGTGTTCGCTCACACCAAATACCGCTCCTTGATGGATCATCTGGGCTCCGGCAAGCACTGGGACCTGCAGCATCGGCAAAGCGGCTTGTTTATTCTGCCGCCCGCAACGGACGACATTCAGGAGATCAGCCGCGGCGACCTGTATCACTTCTATCAGCACCGGGATTATTTCCAGCGTTCCTCGCTGGAATACGTGGTGATCACTCGCAGTCATATGGTGTGCAATGTGGACTTCGACGATGTGATCCGCTGCCATAGAGAGCAGGGCTCCGATATTACGGTCGTGTGCAAGAGGGAGCCGAACCATACGCATGGCAAAGCCCGCAAGGTCAGAATGGACAGCGACGGAAGGATTACGGCGATCCAGGACCACTTCGGAAGAATGATCAGCGACGTGATATCCATGGAGATGTACGTGATGCGCAAGGAGCTGCTGATGGAGCTGGTCGAGACTTCGCTGGCGCAAGGCCAGGATCATCTTGTGCGTCATGCGATATTTTCCAGGCTTGGGGAGCTTCAGGTGCGAGGCTATATGTACGATGGGTATCTCGGCGTCGTTAACACGATTCCCAGCTACTTCGAGCACAGCATGAGACTGCTGGAGCCGGCGGTATGGAAGGAGCTGTTCTTCAAGCCGGGCCTTATCTATACCAAGGTTAAGGATGAGCCTCCGACAAGGTATTCCACCACCTCCAAGGTGACCAATTCCATGATCGCGAACGGCTGCCGGATTGAGGGAACAGTCGTGAACAGCATTCTGTTCAGGGGTGTGCATGTCGAGAAGGGCGCTATAGTCAAAGACAGCATTATTATGCAGAATGGCCATGTCGGCGAGAACAGCTTTGTCTACAACAGCGTGCTGGACAAAGACGTTGTCGTGGAGGGCGATCGGGATATTCGGGGCGCGGCGGGCGCACCGTTCCTCGCCGGCAAGAGGAAAATTATCTAG
- a CDS encoding glucose-1-phosphate adenylyltransferase has product MGRKEMIAMLLAGGEGKRLGVLTRDLAKPAVYFGGKYRIIDFTLSNCAHSGIDTVGVLTQYQPLELNRYLGIGSPWGLDRRDGGMAILPPYVKQKGGVWYKGTANAIYQNMAFIERYNPEYVLVISGDHIYKMDYELMLNHHKQCGADVTIAGIEVDWKEASRFGVMHVDDEDRITAFEEKPKNPTSNIASMGVYIFTWRALQKYLIYDEANRNSSHDFGKDVIPAMMRDGLRMHAYSFKGYWKDVGTIESLWEANMDLLADEPALSLYDPEWRIYSVSANRPAQLTTDTAEVTSSLVTEGCIVEGIVDKSVLFSGVHSEIGSLVTESVIMPNVRIGAGAQIHRAIIGEGAVIQAGATIGDPHSDAITVVAVDQFVAVDHQLLEVEPS; this is encoded by the coding sequence ATGGGCCGTAAAGAAATGATAGCTATGCTGCTCGCAGGCGGCGAAGGAAAACGATTGGGCGTATTGACAAGAGACCTGGCCAAGCCGGCCGTCTACTTCGGAGGGAAATATCGCATCATTGATTTTACGCTTAGCAATTGCGCGCATTCCGGCATCGATACGGTCGGCGTGCTTACGCAATACCAGCCGCTTGAGCTCAATCGCTATCTTGGCATCGGCAGTCCATGGGGACTGGACCGCAGAGACGGCGGCATGGCGATTCTGCCGCCTTACGTCAAGCAGAAGGGCGGTGTCTGGTACAAGGGCACAGCAAACGCCATCTATCAAAACATGGCGTTTATTGAACGCTACAATCCGGAATACGTGCTTGTGATATCCGGCGATCACATCTATAAGATGGATTACGAGCTGATGCTGAATCATCATAAGCAATGCGGAGCGGATGTCACGATCGCGGGCATTGAGGTGGATTGGAAGGAAGCCAGCCGCTTCGGCGTTATGCACGTCGACGATGAGGACCGAATTACCGCGTTCGAGGAGAAGCCAAAAAACCCAACCAGCAACATTGCCTCGATGGGCGTCTACATATTCACCTGGCGAGCGCTGCAAAAATATTTGATCTACGATGAAGCCAATCGGAATTCCAGCCATGACTTCGGCAAGGATGTTATTCCGGCGATGATGCGGGATGGACTCCGCATGCATGCCTATTCCTTCAAGGGTTATTGGAAGGATGTCGGCACCATCGAATCGCTGTGGGAGGCCAATATGGATCTGCTCGCTGACGAGCCAGCGCTGTCCCTGTATGATCCGGAATGGCGCATCTACTCCGTAAGCGCGAACAGACCGGCTCAGCTGACAACGGATACGGCGGAGGTGACATCCTCGCTGGTGACGGAGGGCTGCATTGTCGAGGGCATCGTCGACAAGTCGGTGCTGTTCTCAGGGGTGCACTCGGAGATCGGCAGCCTCGTGACGGAATCCGTCATTATGCCGAACGTTCGGATTGGAGCTGGAGCCCAAATTCATAGGGCCATTATCGGAGAAGGGGCAGTTATTCAAGCCGGCGCGACGATCGGAGATCCCCATTCCGATGCCATCACCGTTGTTGCCGTTGATCAATTTGTTGCCGTCGATCATCAACTACTGGAGGTGGAGCCGTCATGA
- a CDS encoding helix-turn-helix transcriptional regulator — translation MTLHQQIFQVLDQPMIVLKQRNGEVLIEDANPAFLDLIGYSLSYLKAKEGRELAERFNIDLSKRILKSEIRIRTKAKVQLCLRIEQLPLPQMPEEDCRRALIIAEDLTAYNWIQQQVERGKVLMSGMIDKHLHIRILRDSLAPLLLEPEQTMEDETLLQFIAENERERIVGLMEEACLRFEEKNITLHTSKLSGIELELNLTFSPIRNGSGKCNIMAFVIWDFRPVSEESIDPSMKLKIWMAKRDISAGQLSQATGISLQTISKLRNGKINKPQRLTAELIASELDIDMNEIWPETRK, via the coding sequence TTGACTTTACATCAGCAAATCTTTCAGGTGCTCGATCAGCCGATGATCGTATTGAAGCAAAGGAACGGAGAAGTTTTAATAGAGGACGCCAATCCCGCTTTTCTGGACCTGATCGGATATTCGTTATCCTATCTGAAAGCAAAGGAAGGCCGGGAGCTTGCCGAGCGCTTCAACATTGACCTCTCCAAACGGATTCTCAAAAGCGAAATACGCATCCGGACAAAAGCCAAGGTGCAGCTATGCTTGCGGATCGAGCAGCTGCCGCTTCCCCAGATGCCTGAGGAGGACTGCCGAAGAGCGCTCATTATTGCGGAGGATTTGACCGCTTACAACTGGATCCAGCAGCAGGTTGAACGCGGGAAGGTGCTCATGAGCGGCATGATCGACAAGCACCTGCACATCCGTATTCTTCGCGACAGCCTGGCGCCGCTTCTGCTGGAGCCGGAGCAGACGATGGAGGACGAAACCTTGCTGCAGTTCATTGCGGAGAACGAACGGGAGCGTATTGTCGGGCTGATGGAGGAGGCCTGCTTGCGCTTTGAGGAGAAGAACATCACGCTCCACACGAGCAAACTCAGCGGCATCGAGCTGGAGCTCAACCTGACGTTTTCCCCCATTCGCAACGGCTCCGGCAAATGCAACATCATGGCGTTTGTGATCTGGGATTTCAGGCCAGTCAGCGAAGAAAGCATCGATCCATCGATGAAGCTGAAGATATGGATGGCCAAACGGGATATTTCGGCAGGACAGCTATCGCAAGCAACAGGCATATCTCTACAGACGATATCCAAGCTGCGTAATGGCAAAATAAACAAGCCCCAGAGACTCACAGCTGAGCTGATCGCCTCGGAGCTTGATATAGATATGAATGAAATTTGGCCAGAAACGCGCAAATAG
- the glgB gene encoding 1,4-alpha-glucan branching protein GlgB — protein sequence MLATSTLFGLSEEDIYLFNQGSSYHSYRFMGAHPMKFEGRFGVRFAVWAPNAREVRVIGAFNDWDGSAHRMLPIGTTGVHALFIPRLKQGELYKYEIVAEDGSVIRKADPYAFFSERRPGTASIVTKLNGHKWKDAKWMRWKKKNASYHRPLLIYEVHAGSWKIKGKEDFYTYDELADELIPYVVEMGYSHIELMPLAEHPLDQSWGYQVTGFFSPTSRYGDPSGLKRFVDSCHQAGLGVILDWVPGHFCKDDHGLRRFDGTPLFESSDPNRAELPLWGTLAFDFSRREVLSFLISNAMYWMDVFHMDGFRVDAVANMINLHMDKPEHMRAYNELGGKENLDALRFLKALNETLFRYYPDILMIAEDSSAWPAVTSPTYQGGLGFNFKWNMGWMNDLLRYMKLEPNDRQHHHHLLTFSLFYAFSENYVLPLSHDEVVHGKRSLLNKLPGTYEDKFHQLRLLYGYWMAHPGKKLLFMGGEWGQFDEWKDADMLDWMVLEYESHQRMHTFVRELNHMYKETPSLWERDRDPEGFQWIDVHNAQQCVISFIRRGRSSFTVTIANFSSHDYRDYRVGVPEPGRYAPLIHTADARFGGSLENAAKTCFTSDDIKWHGLSQSISIHLPPYTLLLLTCLGDTQ from the coding sequence ATGCTGGCAACGTCTACTCTTTTCGGACTATCCGAAGAGGATATTTACTTGTTCAATCAAGGCTCTTCGTATCACAGCTACCGATTTATGGGCGCGCATCCTATGAAATTCGAGGGCAGATTCGGCGTACGCTTCGCCGTATGGGCTCCGAATGCGCGGGAGGTTCGTGTCATCGGCGCCTTCAACGACTGGGATGGGTCCGCTCACCGCATGCTGCCTATCGGCACGACCGGCGTGCATGCGCTGTTTATCCCCCGGCTGAAGCAAGGCGAGCTGTACAAATACGAGATCGTCGCCGAGGACGGCTCGGTTATACGCAAGGCCGATCCATATGCATTCTTCTCGGAAAGACGCCCTGGCACGGCCTCCATTGTGACCAAGCTGAATGGGCACAAGTGGAAGGACGCCAAGTGGATGCGCTGGAAGAAAAAAAACGCGTCCTATCATCGTCCTCTGCTTATTTATGAGGTTCATGCCGGATCATGGAAGATTAAAGGCAAGGAAGATTTTTATACATACGACGAGCTGGCGGATGAATTGATCCCCTACGTCGTCGAAATGGGATATTCCCATATCGAGCTTATGCCCCTTGCAGAGCATCCGCTCGACCAGTCCTGGGGCTATCAGGTAACGGGCTTCTTCAGCCCTACCAGCCGTTACGGGGATCCGAGCGGACTTAAGCGGTTCGTCGACAGCTGCCATCAAGCCGGCTTGGGCGTTATTCTCGACTGGGTGCCCGGCCATTTCTGCAAGGATGATCACGGCCTTCGCCGCTTTGACGGCACTCCCCTGTTCGAGAGCTCCGATCCCAATCGGGCCGAGCTTCCGCTGTGGGGCACGCTGGCCTTCGATTTCTCTCGCAGAGAGGTGCTAAGCTTCCTGATCTCCAACGCAATGTACTGGATGGACGTCTTCCATATGGACGGCTTCCGGGTTGACGCCGTTGCCAATATGATTAATCTCCACATGGATAAGCCCGAGCATATGCGAGCTTACAACGAGCTCGGCGGCAAGGAAAACCTAGACGCCCTGCGCTTCCTCAAAGCCTTAAACGAAACCTTGTTTCGATATTACCCCGACATCTTGATGATCGCAGAGGATTCCTCCGCCTGGCCCGCCGTTACTTCGCCTACCTATCAGGGAGGCCTTGGCTTCAACTTCAAATGGAATATGGGTTGGATGAATGATTTGCTTCGCTACATGAAGCTTGAACCTAATGACAGGCAACATCACCATCATCTGCTTACTTTTTCGCTATTTTACGCCTTCTCTGAAAACTATGTGCTGCCCCTGTCGCACGACGAGGTTGTACACGGCAAACGTTCCTTGCTGAACAAGCTGCCAGGCACCTATGAGGATAAATTCCATCAGCTGCGGCTGCTCTACGGCTATTGGATGGCCCACCCCGGCAAAAAGCTGCTGTTCATGGGCGGGGAGTGGGGGCAATTCGACGAATGGAAAGACGCCGACATGCTGGACTGGATGGTTCTGGAGTATGAATCCCACCAGCGCATGCACACCTTCGTGCGAGAGCTGAACCACATGTACAAGGAAACGCCGTCGCTATGGGAGAGGGATCGGGATCCCGAAGGCTTCCAATGGATCGACGTTCATAATGCGCAGCAATGCGTCATATCCTTTATCCGTCGCGGTCGATCAAGCTTCACCGTCACCATCGCGAACTTCTCCTCGCACGATTATCGCGATTATCGCGTTGGAGTTCCCGAGCCTGGACGCTATGCCCCTCTCATCCATACCGCAGACGCGCGTTTCGGGGGCAGTCTGGAGAACGCGGCAAAGACCTGCTTCACCAGTGACGACATCAAGTGGCATGGCCTGAGTCAAAGCATCTCGATTCATCTCCCCCCCTACACCTTACTGCTGCTGACCTGCTTGGGGGATACACAATAA
- a CDS encoding S8 family peptidase — protein MRKFWVTAISVLTLVGLLIPASRILVPQQGAELTEEHGRTSPLSASSEQKQKLTALQNDMNATALLMNAETQKDFRNVLLQSGHSDGKALAEIDSLMQEHTHIGYVSWHSDGRVQHRGEMPHTDNHLEEAYVQEASVCLEKGQAYQSPAFESTSGSRYIVLGVPGSEQGDGVIGFVKQDIMKSVEQHQKQNLRIVPYPAEGKYHIESVKPNSTTDTTVRTGEDNGNASHYYIRDVVVHIDQELTEEDMNRIKSDIDAESVQKQGDNYLFRSRTMETKELLHYFQTNWKPRFAEPNYLYLTNEGMNEASGNVPNDALYSQYQWNLPSIEAEKGWAVSKGDESVIIAVLDTGVQLNHPDLQGRLIDGVNIVKENSEPSDDVGHGTHVAGIIGAAVNNGEGVAGVSWFNKLMPVKVLDSSGAGSTYAVAQGIIWAVDHGAKVINMSLGNYAEAEFLHDAIKYAYERDVVLIAASGNDNTERPGYPAAYPEVFAVAATNNNKEKASFSNYGSYIDVAAPGDSIASTYPGSQYAALSGTSMASPHVAALAGLIRSVNPDLTNEEVMELMRSSARDLGEEGRDKYFGYGEIDVIGALSAAANYTGALQTYPKQVKRKLDRLQ, from the coding sequence ATGCGCAAATTTTGGGTCACCGCCATATCGGTATTAACGTTGGTTGGTCTTCTTATTCCCGCCTCCCGCATCTTAGTGCCGCAGCAAGGGGCGGAGCTTACAGAGGAGCATGGCCGAACGTCGCCCCTCTCGGCGAGCTCAGAGCAGAAGCAAAAGCTGACGGCGCTGCAGAATGATATGAACGCCACAGCGCTGCTTATGAATGCGGAAACGCAGAAGGATTTCCGCAACGTGCTGCTCCAAAGCGGACACTCCGACGGGAAAGCGCTGGCTGAGATCGACTCGCTGATGCAGGAGCATACCCACATTGGTTATGTGAGCTGGCATTCCGACGGCCGGGTGCAGCATCGCGGCGAGATGCCGCATACGGATAACCATCTTGAAGAGGCCTATGTACAAGAGGCCAGCGTTTGTCTGGAGAAGGGACAAGCGTACCAGTCCCCCGCTTTCGAATCCACCAGCGGAAGCCGTTATATTGTGCTGGGGGTGCCCGGCTCGGAGCAGGGCGACGGTGTGATCGGCTTTGTTAAGCAAGACATCATGAAAAGCGTTGAGCAGCATCAGAAGCAAAATTTGCGCATCGTTCCATATCCCGCAGAGGGCAAATACCATATTGAATCGGTTAAGCCCAATTCCACTACGGACACTACAGTCCGAACGGGTGAGGACAATGGCAACGCCAGCCATTATTATATCCGCGACGTCGTTGTTCATATCGATCAGGAGCTTACGGAGGAGGATATGAACAGGATAAAGTCAGATATTGATGCCGAATCCGTTCAGAAGCAGGGCGACAACTATTTGTTCCGATCCCGAACGATGGAAACAAAGGAACTGCTGCACTATTTTCAGACCAACTGGAAGCCGCGCTTCGCGGAGCCGAACTACTTGTATTTAACAAACGAGGGAATGAACGAAGCGTCTGGCAACGTGCCGAATGACGCTCTATATTCACAATACCAATGGAATTTGCCTTCAATTGAAGCTGAGAAGGGCTGGGCCGTCTCCAAGGGCGACGAAAGTGTCATCATCGCCGTGCTGGATACCGGCGTGCAGCTGAATCATCCCGATCTGCAGGGCAGGCTTATTGACGGGGTCAATATTGTGAAGGAGAACAGCGAGCCAAGCGATGACGTAGGCCATGGCACGCATGTCGCCGGCATCATCGGCGCTGCCGTCAACAACGGAGAAGGCGTTGCCGGCGTGTCATGGTTCAACAAGCTTATGCCCGTCAAGGTGCTTGACAGCAGCGGCGCGGGCTCAACGTACGCTGTCGCTCAAGGCATTATATGGGCGGTGGACCACGGAGCTAAGGTCATCAACATGAGTCTCGGCAATTATGCAGAAGCCGAGTTCCTGCACGATGCGATCAAATACGCTTATGAGCGGGATGTCGTGCTGATCGCAGCCAGCGGCAATGACAATACCGAGCGTCCAGGCTACCCTGCCGCATATCCCGAGGTTTTTGCCGTTGCCGCTACTAACAATAATAAGGAGAAGGCGTCCTTCTCCAATTATGGCAGCTATATTGATGTTGCGGCGCCAGGCGACAGCATTGCCAGCACCTACCCTGGCAGCCAGTATGCCGCATTGTCAGGCACCTCTATGGCAAGCCCTCATGTGGCGGCTTTAGCGGGTCTTATCCGTTCCGTCAATCCGGATCTGACAAATGAAGAGGTGATGGAGCTTATGCGCTCCTCCGCTCGCGATCTGGGTGAGGAAGGCAGAGACAAATATTTTGGATACGGCGAAATCGACGTTATCGGGGCGTTATCTGCTGCCGCTAATTATACCGGCGCGCTGCAGACCTATCCCAAGCAAGTGAAGCGCAAGCTGGACAGGCTCCAGTAA
- a CDS encoding YpuI family protein: protein MPSTNVKALAESTREKLKGAVAQLEPFLNQYALSQLTEDQAGEDAVLFYKGLLSDLRHLLVYSEVSVEKLGVLLRRPNFDMEFGERALYEVYHHCVNAFFYPKNECYSEDGRYAYTGQDAIRFRFKPVREARNVVLGVSKVFEELRDDLSYYESDYMTQRRMQGQK, encoded by the coding sequence ATGCCATCAACGAATGTTAAAGCGTTAGCGGAATCCACTCGTGAAAAATTGAAAGGAGCGGTCGCTCAGCTGGAGCCGTTCCTCAATCAGTACGCCTTGTCCCAGCTGACAGAAGACCAAGCAGGCGAAGACGCTGTCCTGTTCTACAAGGGATTGCTGTCTGATCTCAGACATCTTCTTGTATATTCGGAAGTATCGGTGGAAAAGCTGGGTGTTCTGCTCAGAAGACCCAATTTCGATATGGAATTCGGAGAGCGCGCTCTGTACGAGGTTTACCACCATTGCGTGAACGCCTTCTTCTACCCGAAAAATGAATGTTATTCCGAGGACGGCCGCTACGCGTATACGGGACAAGATGCCATCCGCTTCCGCTTCAAACCGGTTCGCGAGGCGCGCAATGTCGTGCTGGGCGTCTCCAAGGTATTCGAGGAGCTTCGCGACGATCTGTCCTATTATGAAAGCGACTATATGACGCAGCGTCGTATGCAAGGACAAAAATAA
- the helD gene encoding RNA polymerase recycling motor HelD: MSIIENEREEEQKRVDRLTAIIARRIEGLRVRTGGIHGEIVDIRRNFWDDVTVNFEDAAETAETFASMKQQAELLNERERSHRHMVEQLSTLNRLQASPYFGRIDLLEEDAPEGAQPDRIYLGVGSLLDDSGDQYLIYDWRAPVSSLYYDYGPGPVVYETPAGEVRGEMTLKRQYIIRGGVIKSMFDTGVTIGDELLQEVLGKGSDAAMKSIVATIQQEQNRIIRNERAKLLIVQGAAGSGKTSAALQRAAYLLYRFRGSLTADQIVLFSPNPMFNSYISTVLPELGEQNMNQTTYQEHLERRVGQEFEVEDLFAQMEYSLRSPGTAEHDIRMRGIRAKASADFIRLIDDYAASLGERGLRFKSIMFRGRPLIPHTAIARRFYELDRGVSIANRLRELRGWLLKELVRLGKLERSKKWVDEAIELLDNEAYARAYEELQRKNKFSEQSYDDFASERDFLAAGVVQERFKKLRSRVKRGLFFDFPAIYKALYEPRGDKACPWGAPGELTAEEWKSVQSDTLQRLEQGQLPYEDATPYCYLKEKLEGFHTHTTVKYLFVDEAQDYSPLQFHYLRRIFPNSRMTLLGDFNQSVFIHSGSGNVFHSLGELFSEEETERITLHRSYRSTKQIIRFASSIIEGGEEIEPFNRNGEEPSVTRAEQASAILALVAAKLKELQGPGGYMSVAVICKSAEESRTLYGELSGLLPQIRLIEKETVTFEKGLVVIPSYLAKGVEFDAVIIADASENAYRREEERKLFYTACTRAMHELHLFYHGELTPFLQGRKVAH; encoded by the coding sequence ATGTCAATTATCGAGAATGAACGTGAAGAAGAGCAAAAAAGAGTAGATCGGCTGACTGCCATTATTGCGCGGCGAATCGAAGGCCTGAGGGTTCGGACGGGCGGCATTCACGGAGAGATTGTCGATATTCGGCGAAACTTCTGGGATGACGTCACCGTCAACTTCGAGGATGCCGCGGAAACAGCGGAGACCTTTGCCAGCATGAAGCAGCAGGCCGAGCTGCTGAATGAGCGAGAGCGCAGCCATCGGCACATGGTGGAGCAGCTATCGACGCTGAATCGACTGCAGGCCTCCCCCTATTTCGGCCGGATCGATCTGCTGGAGGAGGACGCCCCGGAGGGCGCGCAGCCGGATCGCATCTATCTGGGCGTCGGCTCGCTGCTTGACGACAGCGGCGATCAGTATTTGATCTATGACTGGCGCGCGCCTGTATCCAGCCTGTATTACGATTACGGGCCAGGCCCCGTTGTCTATGAGACTCCCGCCGGCGAGGTTCGCGGCGAGATGACGCTGAAGCGGCAATATATCATTCGCGGCGGCGTCATCAAAAGCATGTTCGATACAGGCGTGACGATTGGCGACGAGCTGCTGCAGGAGGTGCTGGGCAAGGGCTCGGACGCGGCTATGAAAAGCATTGTGGCGACGATCCAGCAGGAGCAGAACCGCATCATCCGTAACGAACGCGCGAAGCTGCTGATCGTGCAAGGAGCCGCGGGCAGCGGGAAAACCTCTGCTGCGCTGCAGCGTGCGGCCTACTTGCTGTACCGCTTTCGCGGCTCCTTGACTGCGGATCAGATTGTGCTGTTCTCTCCGAATCCCATGTTCAACAGCTATATTTCGACGGTGCTGCCGGAGCTGGGCGAGCAGAATATGAATCAGACAACGTATCAGGAGCATCTGGAGAGAAGGGTGGGTCAGGAATTTGAGGTGGAGGATCTCTTCGCCCAAATGGAGTATTCCCTAAGGTCACCGGGCACAGCTGAGCATGACATTCGAATGCGAGGCATCAGGGCGAAGGCGAGCGCGGATTTTATCCGGCTGATTGACGATTACGCGGCATCGCTTGGAGAGCGCGGACTTCGCTTCAAATCCATTATGTTCCGGGGACGTCCCCTTATTCCGCATACGGCTATCGCCCGGCGATTCTATGAGCTGGATCGCGGCGTATCGATAGCCAATCGCTTGCGCGAGCTGAGGGGATGGCTGCTGAAGGAGCTGGTGCGGCTTGGCAAGCTGGAGCGGAGCAAAAAATGGGTGGACGAAGCGATCGAGCTTCTGGATAATGAAGCCTACGCGCGCGCTTATGAGGAGCTTCAGCGAAAAAACAAGTTCTCCGAGCAGTCGTACGACGACTTTGCTTCCGAACGCGACTTTCTGGCGGCAGGTGTCGTCCAGGAAAGGTTCAAGAAGCTAAGGAGCCGTGTGAAGCGAGGGCTGTTTTTTGATTTTCCGGCGATATACAAGGCCTTGTATGAGCCGAGGGGAGATAAGGCTTGCCCATGGGGAGCTCCGGGGGAGCTGACGGCCGAGGAGTGGAAGTCGGTGCAGAGCGATACATTGCAGCGGCTGGAGCAGGGCCAGCTGCCTTATGAGGACGCGACGCCTTATTGCTATTTGAAGGAGAAGCTGGAGGGCTTCCATACCCATACGACGGTCAAATACTTGTTTGTCGACGAAGCCCAGGACTATTCTCCCCTTCAATTTCATTATTTGCGCCGTATCTTCCCGAACAGCCGAATGACGCTGCTGGGTGATTTCAATCAGTCCGTCTTCATCCATTCCGGATCGGGCAATGTCTTTCATTCGCTTGGCGAGCTGTTCTCGGAAGAAGAGACAGAACGTATTACGCTGCATAGGAGCTACCGCTCGACGAAGCAGATTATTCGTTTCGCGAGCTCCATCATAGAGGGCGGTGAAGAGATCGAGCCGTTCAACCGGAATGGGGAGGAGCCGAGCGTAACACGCGCTGAACAGGCAAGCGCGATACTAGCGCTTGTTGCCGCGAAGCTTAAGGAGCTGCAAGGGCCAGGCGGCTATATGTCTGTCGCCGTTATCTGCAAGTCTGCTGAGGAGAGCAGGACGTTGTACGGAGAGCTGTCGGGACTGCTGCCCCAAATTCGGCTTATTGAGAAGGAGACGGTCACCTTCGAGAAGGGGCTTGTCGTTATTCCGTCTTATTTGGCCAAGGGTGTCGAATTCGACGCGGTTATTATCGCGGACGCCTCAGAGAATGCTTATCGAAGAGAGGAAGAGCGGAAGCTGTTCTATACGGCTTGCACAAGAGCGATGCATGAGCTTCACCTTTTCTATCACGGCGAGCTCACGCCGTTCCTGCAAGGCCGTAAAGTGGCACATTAA
- a CDS encoding DUF1540 domain-containing protein → MPNGVTCSVSNCSFWKEGNQCAASQIQIEIDQHSGGSFQTEFAGDELGLFHQDLATESAATCCHTFKPKE, encoded by the coding sequence ATGCCAAACGGCGTAACCTGCAGCGTGTCGAATTGCAGCTTCTGGAAGGAAGGCAATCAGTGCGCGGCGAGCCAGATTCAAATCGAAATTGATCAGCATTCAGGAGGTTCTTTCCAAACGGAATTCGCGGGCGATGAGCTCGGACTGTTCCATCAGGATCTGGCAACAGAGTCTGCTGCCACCTGCTGCCACACCTTTAAACCAAAGGAGTGA